The segment CGTTTTATATAGAGCGGAGTCACGTAATTTGATCACCTTGAATTGTCAGTAAATTGTTCGCTacgtgtaaaaaatattttaaacaaaagtcGCATGTACTAAGAAGGACGTACGACGTAGTAATTAATTATTTCGTCCTAAAACTTCAAAGAGTATCAAATAAGCTGTTCACAAGCCAAagcgattaatatatttgatcagtatataactttttaatatttaaaataaatttccttaataattatgTTCAATACTAAAAATTGATAGAAAGGAATTTTAAAAGAAACCTTAAGAAAGAATGTATATTACATTATCAATTTCTTTCCTTTTCCTTTTGTGAATCGATTTGGCAAGTGACCGGTTCAAATATTGATGAAAGTCAATTATTAAGAGATTTGtgtaaactatttttaatataaataatgttcAAAAGTTTGACTATTAGCCTTAATATGAAGCTACAGAATTTGAATATGAATTCAAGTACATAGAGCTGTACCATAAAGTTAAGAAGCAGAGTTGTGAAATGTAATTAATGTGATATTATAGCAGGAATGAAATATTACTTGTTAAATAGGCATAGAGCaattatattttctgtattATCCTTTAATTCTGTACTTTTTATATGTGTAATTAGAAACAACACTTTAACTGCTTAAGCTTCAAGCATATTTGGATAGATACATATTGCATTTTGGCAATAACTTGAATTAGAATGTTTGAAGTTATGACTAATCTAAAAGTGAATTGTTCTGCATAATTATTCTAGTATTACATGATACATATTTCAATGACCATTGCAAgtgcaatataatttttaaagccACCGTTCTTTAAGCGAAAACATTGTTCTAAAACGATAAACATTTTACGAGGTTgacaaataaaaatgcctgggtagTGGAGATTCGAAATCATATGCCGGATGACGTGTCGGATTTCAGCTCTTtcgagagcaagaaggaaagactTACATTTTCCTTCTTTTTCGAATCCTCGAAGTGGTCCGAAGCGCCGGAGCTCACGTTCAACCGTGGCTGTACCCTGTATCTACCTACATTAGTGTGTCAAATGGAGGGGTAGCAGTGTGgccaggcataattgagtgcatcgacggcaacactagtaacgacgaatttccttcgcgtttaacggagtggtggggattGGGGATATTCACTGCTGTTCAATGCTATTCAAGATGGAGAGAAAACAACGTATGGTTTCCGTAAGGTGGTTGTAAACAGGAAAGTTGGGCGAGTTAAGAATTCTTCAGCAACAGGAAGAGCAGCTAATGCAAGATGGCAAAATCTGTAGCGAGTTCGGATACGCTACCGAAGGCTGGTCGAGTGAACGAAGGTACGgcagtttcttttttaaatttctccTGTCGATCTTGATTATGATTACTCATTTGACTGGCATCTCTAATGCAATCTCGTTTGACAATGTCGCAGTTTGTCGAGAGTGGTTGGTACACGAGGATGGAGCGCTCGCTTACCGTCTTCAGGATGAAGAAAGTAAGAATTTTAGAATATATTGACATTTTTTTACAATACTATTGGTTGTACCTAATTTGTATTACTATACTCCACAGTCAGAGAGCACTATACCGGTAATAAAGTTCGCAACGCGCAAGTCAGGGAAGATTTACCAAGGGCGCGCGTAGAGCAGGAATTGGAAACATTGAAATACCAGAGCTATGTTCAGCAACAGTCAGTATTAAAATTGTTGGGCACATTGTTATAATTCTTGTTGATTCAAAGTTTCTTTCAAACCATCTGCTTTTTTTTAGGGAGGAAAGAGACGCGCTTATCGCAAGACAGGTTGCATTATCTTTGGAACGGGAAGAAAAACGAAAAGAACGGGAATTACAAGAACAAATGAGATTGCAACTtagattagatgacgaggcaacaCAGCTTGAAATTAAACGACATATTCAAGAAGAGAAAGATGAGGTACATATAAAATATGCTTTGTTTGTTAGAGAATTATTTATTGTAACTTTGTGTTTGTTAATTCATTCGTTTGTTTGTTAAATAAAGGAATTGGCAAGAAAATTACAGCAACAAGAAGAAGAAAACGCTATAGACAATCATGATAGTCGTATCGACGATCAATTTTTGCAGGATCAAAAAATTGCAATGGAAGCACAGGATGCTGAATTGGCACGCATGCTTCAAGAAAAAGAACGTGCGAAAGTCAGGAAAGCAAGGGAAAGAGCAAGACAAAGAAAGTTAGAGCGACAACAACTCGAGAAACTGGAAGAACAAAATCTTAAAGAAAAACCTCAAAGACCAGATAAGCTGGACTTGAAGAGTACACCAAGTAAAAGCAGAATGCAATATTCGTTAAACTGCCAGCAGTATCCTGATCCTGAAGAAATACAGACATTAGATGACCCAACCGAAAGTATACGAGAAGTACCAAACGTGGCTGCAATTATCGATCCTACTTATAATGGAAATACGCACCGACACACTTCGAGTAGTTCGAGCAGTACAGTAAGCCCAACGTATGCATTGCCTACACCGCCACAAGAGCTTATGAATTACGACGCGCCGTGTTACATGCCTATACAAGGACAACGACGAAACCAAATTCAATCCCCGTCCCAAGGTCACGAAGAGAAACATAAGCGTAGAGTAAAAAATGGTTGCAATCAACAGTAAGATAACCGgaaatttcatttaattaaaagtactttccatgacaaaaaaaatttgttgccATGAATAAGTAATATAAGTTACTTATGATAAGTTATTTAGAAGTTCTGTCCTTATTAATTTACATTTGTATTATTGGACACGAGGTTTACTTCG is part of the Colletes latitarsis isolate SP2378_abdomen chromosome 10, iyColLati1, whole genome shotgun sequence genome and harbors:
- the LOC143346964 gene encoding uncharacterized protein LOC143346964, with the translated sequence MAKSVASSDTLPKAGRVNEVCREWLVHEDGALAYRLQDEEIREHYTGNKVRNAQVREDLPRARVEQELETLKYQSYVQQQEERDALIARQVALSLEREEKRKERELQEQMRLQLRLDDEATQLEIKRHIQEEKDEELARKLQQQEEENAIDNHDSRIDDQFLQDQKIAMEAQDAELARMLQEKERAKVRKARERARQRKLERQQLEKLEEQNLKEKPQRPDKLDLKSTPSKSRMQYSLNCQQYPDPEEIQTLDDPTESIREVPNVAAIIDPTYNGNTHRHTSSSSSSTVSPTYALPTPPQELMNYDAPCYMPIQGQRRNQIQSPSQGHEEKHKRRVKNGCNQQ